In Marispirochaeta sp., the genomic window CATCTTCGAAGGGTCGCATCCGAATATAAGCGTTGAGTTTCGTACGGTAAAGAACACCGAGTACAACACCGTACTGGCCACAGCCCTTGAAGGCGGACAGGGACCGGACCTTATGCAGCTGCGCGCCTACGGCGGGCTTCAGCGCTATACCGCCTTCCTGATGCCCCTGGGAGATAAGATTGATTCCCTGAAGGATTTCTCCGACTCCTCCATCGCCAGCGCATCCGGCTACGAGGACGGGGTAATTTACGGCGTCCCGTTCGCCAACCAGGCCCTCGGCATCTTCTACAACAAGCGCATTTTCCGGGAGAACGGGGTTTCCGTACCGACCACATGGGATGAGTTCATCAGCCTCATGGATACCCTGAAAGCCAACGGTGTAACCCCCCTGGCCAACGGCGGCCAGGCGGCCTGGATGCTGGAAATCATGTTCGGCACCATCGGACCGAACTTCTACGGCGGCAACGATTTCTACGAAGAGGTTGTCGCGGGCGACACAACCTTCACTGATCCCCGTTTCATCAGGGCCCTGGAATACATGAAAACCCTGGTTCCCTACATGCCCCGCGGGTTTATGGGACTCGACTTTGCCAGTATGCAGGCGAATTTCTTCACCGAGCAGGCGGCTATGTACATCGGCGGTTCATTTGAATCATCCAACTTCCAGGCACAGAACCCCGACCTCGAGATCGGCGTATTCGCCGCTCCCGCTCCCGCCGGTCAACCTGCATATATCGGTACCTGGGCGGATGGCTCCTACGGGGTAAACGAGACCACTGAGCATCCCGAAGCTGCGGTTGAACTCGCCCGCTTCATGGCCGGCCAGGAGTTCGGTACCATGTTCGCCAACATGCTCGGTCAGATTTCCCCCATTCCCGGAGTATCTATCGATTCCGCAAAGGCGCCGGTCCTGAGCCAGTTCACCGAAATGATGGAGGATCATGAAACAACCCCCTACATCATGCTGGTCGGTTTCCGCTGGGATCAGCCCACCGGATCCGTTGCTCTGCAGAATGCACTACAGGGTATGATGCAGGGTGACATGACTCCCCGGGAAGTTGCTGAAGAGGTACAAAGCCAGATCGCCTCCTGGTACGAACCGTTCCAGAATTAAACGACACCACCACAGAAGCCCCCCTCCGACGAAGGGCTTGCTGATAGACTGGAGGACTCTTTTGGACCTATCGAAAGGTTGGGAAAAATTAACTACTTCGAGGAGACTGGCATTCGCCGTCTTCCTGGTGCCCGGCACCATCTTCTTCCTCCTGCTGGTTATCTACCCGGTACTCAGCTCGTTCACGTACAGCCTCTACTCATGGAACGGCCTGGAGCGGGAAGCCTTTATCGGTTTTCAGAACTTTAAAACCGTGTTCGCTTCGGATAATCCGATTTGTGCCAGATTTTGGAACGCAGCGGGGCATAACGGCTACTCGCTGATCTTCGTCGTGGTATTTCAGTCGACGGTGGGCTTTGCCTTCGCTCTTATGCTCTTCCAGGATCTTCCGGGGACCAAGTTCTTCCGCGCCCTCGTGTTCCTTCCGGTCACCCTCTCCATCGTTGTGGTGGGCTTCCTCTTTAATTTGATGCTCCATCCAACCTGGGGGATGGTCAATGCAGTTGTACGACTGGCAGGGGATCCGGAATTCGCCTTCCCATGGCTCGGAGATCCGCGAACCGCCTTGACCACGATCCTGCTGATAAACATCTGGCAGTGGGCGGGATTCCCGACGCTGATCTTTCTCTCCGGACTGAATAATATCCCGCAGCCGATTATCGAGGCGACCAAGCTCGACGGGGTATCGAGCTTTCGTCGAATTAAGGATATCTATCTTCCCTTGATCGTACCGCAGATCCTTACCGTCCTTATCCTGACCATTACCGGAAATCTCCGGATGTTCGACATCGTCTACTCCCTTACCGGACCTACCGGAGGTCCCAACTATACGACCGACGTGCTTGGAACCCTCTTCTATCGAACCGCCTTCGGCGGCATCACCGGCCTGGCGAATAAAGGGTTAGGAGCCACGATAGGTATAATCATCGTAATCGTAACGGCGGTTATATCCCTGATGGTAAACAAGTTGCTGAATAAAAAACGCATCCAGCTGGAAGGATAATCATGAATCGAAAGGGATTTCTACGTATTAAAGAACTCGGCCTCGCCCGTGCGACCCTGGTGTACCTCTTCCTTGTACTATCGGCTGTGGTCATTATTGTGCCGCTCCTGTTCATGTACAACTCCTCCCTGCGTACAACCCGGGATCTCTTCACCGCTCCCCTGGCGCTGGCGACGGATCCGCAGTTCAGCAACTACACCGACATTCTGATCGGACAAAACTTCCTGCTCTTCCTCGGTAACAGCATCGTGATAACCACGGGCGCAATGATTCTCAACCTGCTGTTGAGTACCAGCGCCGCCTACGCCCTGGCCCGCTACAAATTCAAGATCTCCGGCCCCCTCTACGCGTTCTTTCTGCTGGGCCTGATGGTCCCCCTGCGACTGGCCTCACTGCCGCTCTTCCTCTTGATGAGGGACATCGGTATCCTCGATACCCGTTTCTCCCTCATCCTGGTGTACGCGGCGTGGCGTTTCGGTTTCTCGATATTGATCTTCTTCGGCTTCTTTTTCGCTCTCCCGGATAACATCGAGAACGCTGGCAGAATCGACGGCGCCAATGAGTACCAGCTTTTCGGGCGCGTGATGCTCCCCCTGGCGAAGCCGGGACTTGTTATAGCTATCATCTACAACGCGGTACCGATCTGGAACGATTTCTTCTTTCCCTTGATCTTTCTGCGATCCGAGAAGCTCCACCCCCTGCCCCTGGCGGTCGCGACCTTCTTCGGCGAGCACTCGGTTCAGTGGGGGCAACTCTTCGCCTTCCTGGGCCTGTCGATCCTGCCCATCGTTCTACTCTACCTGGTACTATCCCGCTACTTTATCGCCGGTATGCTGGCGGGTACCTTCCGGTGACGAATCTGGAGAGAACGCGGCCGGGAATCGAAGTACTAATCCAAGCGGGACCGCCCCCTCGGTCACAGCGGCTGGGGCTTCTGACCAACCAGTCGACAATAATGCCGGATGGACGGTCGGTGTGGCGAGCCCTGCTGGAGGCGGAATTCCCGCTTGCGCGACTCTTCGGTCCGGAGCACGGCTTCGCCGCCCAAGCCCAGGACACGGTGGAGATCGACGACTCGATCCTGCAGGGTCTGAATGTCGTCTCTCTCTACGGGGAACGCAGACGACCGGATCCCGAACATCTTCAGGACCTGGATGCAGTGATAATCGACATCCAGGAAATAGGCTGCCGTTACTACACCTATCTCTACACCGCCGCGGCGCTCATCGAAGAGTGCGAGATCCTCGGAATCCCCGCTCTCATCTGCGACCGGCCCAACCCGATCGGAGCCGACATCGTCGAGGGAGGCGCCCTGCCCCACGGTACGGAGAGCGAAGTCGGCGGCTACGGTCTGGCTCCCCGGCACGGTCTGACTCTTGGAGAGTACGCCCAGTACCTTAGAACCGATTTCGCCCGCTCCTATACACCCTATCGAAGCACTGCACGCCGCCGACCTACGCCGTCGCCGAAAACAACTATCTTCTGGATGGAACACTATCGTCGGGAGATGCTCTTTTCGGGGACGGCTCTCCCCTGGAAACCGCCTTCGCCGAATCTACCCGGACCGGACACGGCACTGGTGTACCCGGGGACCTGCCTCTTTGAGGGGACCAATATCTCCGAAGGGCGAGGAACCACCAGACCCTTCGAGATCGTCGGAGCCCCCTGGCTCGAGGCCGAAAAGCTTCGGGACACCTTAAGCTCCATGGAACTACCTGGCGTCATCTTCTCGACGGCGGCCTTCGTTCCCACCTTCTCGGCCTTCGCCGGCGAGGCATGTCGGGGCGTTCAGCTCCACGTAACGGATCCGGCGAGTTATAACGCCCTGCGCACCGGGGTTGAGATGCTCCACACAATTCGCGCTCAAAATCCGAACACGTTCTCCTGGCGCCCCCTATGGGAGGACCCGACGCGGTCGTTTATCGACCACCTCGCGGGGGGGTCCGCCTTCAGAGATGCCATCGATCGGGGCTGCTCTTCCGAGGATGCGTATCGACTGCTCTGTCGCAACACTGAAGAGTACGCCCGGGCCCGGGAAGAGTCCCTCCACTATCCGGGAGCAGCAATCTGAGTTCTCCTTTATTCCCTGCTTCACGGAACAAGACACCCGCCGTGCCAGTCGCCGCGGTAATGGTCAGCCGGGGGGAAGTGTCCCTCTTCGA contains:
- a CDS encoding sugar ABC transporter permease; translated protein: MDLSKGWEKLTTSRRLAFAVFLVPGTIFFLLLVIYPVLSSFTYSLYSWNGLEREAFIGFQNFKTVFASDNPICARFWNAAGHNGYSLIFVVVFQSTVGFAFALMLFQDLPGTKFFRALVFLPVTLSIVVVGFLFNLMLHPTWGMVNAVVRLAGDPEFAFPWLGDPRTALTTILLINIWQWAGFPTLIFLSGLNNIPQPIIEATKLDGVSSFRRIKDIYLPLIVPQILTVLILTITGNLRMFDIVYSLTGPTGGPNYTTDVLGTLFYRTAFGGITGLANKGLGATIGIIIVIVTAVISLMVNKLLNKKRIQLEG
- a CDS encoding carbohydrate ABC transporter permease; translated protein: MNRKGFLRIKELGLARATLVYLFLVLSAVVIIVPLLFMYNSSLRTTRDLFTAPLALATDPQFSNYTDILIGQNFLLFLGNSIVITTGAMILNLLLSTSAAYALARYKFKISGPLYAFFLLGLMVPLRLASLPLFLLMRDIGILDTRFSLILVYAAWRFGFSILIFFGFFFALPDNIENAGRIDGANEYQLFGRVMLPLAKPGLVIAIIYNAVPIWNDFFFPLIFLRSEKLHPLPLAVATFFGEHSVQWGQLFAFLGLSILPIVLLYLVLSRYFIAGMLAGTFR
- a CDS encoding DUF1343 domain-containing protein, encoding MTNLERTRPGIEVLIQAGPPPRSQRLGLLTNQSTIMPDGRSVWRALLEAEFPLARLFGPEHGFAAQAQDTVEIDDSILQGLNVVSLYGERRRPDPEHLQDLDAVIIDIQEIGCRYYTYLYTAAALIEECEILGIPALICDRPNPIGADIVEGGALPHGTESEVGGYGLAPRHGLTLGEYAQYLRTDFARSYTPYRSTARRRPTPSPKTTIFWMEHYRREMLFSGTALPWKPPSPNLPGPDTALVYPGTCLFEGTNISEGRGTTRPFEIVGAPWLEAEKLRDTLSSMELPGVIFSTAAFVPTFSAFAGEACRGVQLHVTDPASYNALRTGVEMLHTIRAQNPNTFSWRPLWEDPTRSFIDHLAGGSAFRDAIDRGCSSEDAYRLLCRNTEEYARAREESLHYPGAAI
- a CDS encoding extracellular solute-binding protein; translation: MKKLIILSLLFGLLFPAFLTAGGEQESAGVSAEKTTIEVWSWRGEDEEGYNQIFDIFEGSHPNISVEFRTVKNTEYNTVLATALEGGQGPDLMQLRAYGGLQRYTAFLMPLGDKIDSLKDFSDSSIASASGYEDGVIYGVPFANQALGIFYNKRIFRENGVSVPTTWDEFISLMDTLKANGVTPLANGGQAAWMLEIMFGTIGPNFYGGNDFYEEVVAGDTTFTDPRFIRALEYMKTLVPYMPRGFMGLDFASMQANFFTEQAAMYIGGSFESSNFQAQNPDLEIGVFAAPAPAGQPAYIGTWADGSYGVNETTEHPEAAVELARFMAGQEFGTMFANMLGQISPIPGVSIDSAKAPVLSQFTEMMEDHETTPYIMLVGFRWDQPTGSVALQNALQGMMQGDMTPREVAEEVQSQIASWYEPFQN